TGCGCTGCCCGCAGAGCCGCCGGTCTGGGGTCTGGTGCTGGCGGGCGGGGTCGGGGCGGCCCTGCTGGCGCTGTCGCGGCGGCTGGGGGTGGGGCACGCGCCCCTGGCCGTCGCCGCAGGGCTGATCGCGCTGGGGCTGGCGCTGGCCGGCGCCCGCGCCCATCTGCTGGCCGGGCCGCAGCTCGGCTTTCGCTATTACGGCCCGATCGAGGGGCGCATCACCGCCATCGACCGCTCCGCCTCGGACGCGCTGCGCCTCACGCTCGACCGAGTGGTGCTGGAGCGCATGGCGCCCGGCGACACGCCGACGCGCGTGCGCGTCTCGCTTCATGGCACACAGGGCTTTCACAGGCCGTTTCCGGGCGAGACGGTGATCCTGACCGGCCATCTCTCGCCGCCCGGCGGCGCAGTGGAGCCCGGCGGCTTCGATTTCCGCCGCCACGCCTGGTTTCTGCGCCTGGGCGCGGTCGGCTACACCCGCACGCCGCTGCTGCTGCTGGACCCCGCGCAGGGCGGTCAGCATGTGCTGCGCGCCCGCATGTGGCTCTCGGCGCGGGTGCAGGCGAAACTGCCGGGCGAGGCCGGTGCCTTTGCCGCCGCGATCATGACCGGCGACCGCTCCGGCATCGGGCAGGAGGCGCTGGACGCGCTGCGCCACAGCAACCTGGCGCATCTTCTGGCGATCTCCGGCCTGCATATGGGGCTGCTCGCGGGCTTCGTCTTTTCCGCCACGCGGCTGGGCCTGCTGCTGCACCCGGTGAGCCGGCATTTCTGGCCGGGAAAAAAGCTCGCCGCCGGCGTCGCACTTGTCGCCGCTGCCGGCTATCTGGCGCTCTCGGGCGGAAATGTCGCGACAGAGCGCGCCTTTGTCATGGTGGCGGTGATGCTGATGGCGGTGATCTTCGACCGCCGGGCGCTGTCTCTGCGCGCCGTAGCGCTGGCGGCGCTGATCGTGCTGCTGCTGCGCCCCGAGGCGCTGCTCGGCCCGGGCTTCCAGATGTCCTTTGCCGCCACCGTCGCGCTGGTGAGCGTCTTCGGCCTGCTGCGCCGGCTCACAATCGAGCGCCGGGCGCCGGGCTGGGCACGGCCCGTCATGGCGCTGGTGGTGTCCTCGGTCACCGCCTCACTCGCCACCGCGCCCGTCGCCATGGCGCATTTCAACCTGCTGTCGCATTACGGGCTGGCGGCAAACCTTGCGGCGGTGCCGCTGATGGGTCTGCTGGTCGTCCCGATGGCGGTGGTAGCGGCGCTGCTCATGCCGCTTGGGCTCGACGGGCTGGCGCTGGCGGTGATGCGCCCCGGGCTCGACTGGATCCTCGCGGTGGCGCGCACCGTCTCGGGATGGGAGGAATCGCTCGGCCATATCGTCGCGCCGGGGCCCTTGGTGTTGCCGCTGCTGGCGCTCGGCGGGCTCACGCTCTGCCTCTGGCAGGGGCGCGGCCGCTCGGCCGGACTGGCCCCCATGGTGCTGGCGGCGGCGCTCTGGAGCCTCGCCGTGCGGCCCGACATCCTGATCGCCGATACCGGCACGCTGGTGGGCGCGATGACGGAGCGTGGCCGGGCACTCTCGCGTGAAAGCGGGTCGGGCTTTCTCGCCGGGGTCTGGCTGGAGAATGACGGGCAGGCGGGCGGGCAGGAACAGGCCGCGGCGCTCTGGCCCGGCGGGCGCGAGAACCGCACGGCGCGGATCTCGCTGGCGGGGTTGCGCCTGACCCATCTTCAGGGCAAACGCGCGGCGGGCGGCTTTGCCGGCTGCGACGGGCCGGAGCTGGTGGTCTCCAGCGTCGATCTGCCGGCGATGCCCGGCTGCGATGTCTACGACCCGAAACGCCTGCGCGGCACCGGCGCCGTGGCGATCTGGCTGGAGCCCGAGGGCCGCGCGTGGTCACCGCCGCAGGGCGGCGGCTCTGGCACGGCACTCAGTAGGTGCGGATCAGCCCGACGAGCTTGCCCTGAACCTTGACGGCCCCCACGGGCAGCACACGCGATTCATAGGCCGGGTTGGCGGCCTCAAGCACGATCATCTCGCCCTTGCGGCGAAAGCGCTTCAGCGTCGCCTCATAGCCCTCGACCTGCGCCACCACGATATCGCCGGCCTCGGCAGAGGCGGCTTCGCGGATGATCACCACATCGCCATCGTTGATCCCGGCCTCGATCATGGAATCGCCTTTGACTTCAAGCGCATAGTGGCGGGCATTGCTGGAGAGCATGGCGCCGGGCACGGCGATGTTGGGCGGGTTGTCGGCGATGGACTGGATCGGTTCGCCGGCAGCGATGCGGCCCAGCAGCGGCAGTTCCAGCGCCTCGATGGTCGAGACCGGCTGCGCATTGCCGGGGCGGCTGTCGGGC
The window above is part of the Salipiger abyssi genome. Proteins encoded here:
- a CDS encoding ComEC/Rec2 family competence protein yields the protein MRQIAAWLAAGLIRQRGHLFSWAPVALGGGIGLYFALPAEPPVWGLVLAGGVGAALLALSRRLGVGHAPLAVAAGLIALGLALAGARAHLLAGPQLGFRYYGPIEGRITAIDRSASDALRLTLDRVVLERMAPGDTPTRVRVSLHGTQGFHRPFPGETVILTGHLSPPGGAVEPGGFDFRRHAWFLRLGAVGYTRTPLLLLDPAQGGQHVLRARMWLSARVQAKLPGEAGAFAAAIMTGDRSGIGQEALDALRHSNLAHLLAISGLHMGLLAGFVFSATRLGLLLHPVSRHFWPGKKLAAGVALVAAAGYLALSGGNVATERAFVMVAVMLMAVIFDRRALSLRAVALAALIVLLLRPEALLGPGFQMSFAATVALVSVFGLLRRLTIERRAPGWARPVMALVVSSVTASLATAPVAMAHFNLLSHYGLAANLAAVPLMGLLVVPMAVVAALLMPLGLDGLALAVMRPGLDWILAVARTVSGWEESLGHIVAPGPLVLPLLALGGLTLCLWQGRGRSAGLAPMVLAAALWSLAVRPDILIADTGTLVGAMTERGRALSRESGSGFLAGVWLENDGQAGGQEQAAALWPGGRENRTARISLAGLRLTHLQGKRAAGGFAGCDGPELVVSSVDLPAMPGCDVYDPKRLRGTGAVAIWLEPEGRAWSPPQGGGSGTALSRCGSARRACPEP
- the lexA gene encoding transcriptional repressor LexA, yielding MLTRKQLDLLDFINKRMQRDGVPPSFDEMKEALDLRSKSGIHRLITALEERGFIRRLAHRARAIEIVKLPESLGGKRSGFAPQVIDGDRPDSRPGNAQPVSTIEALELPLLGRIAAGEPIQSIADNPPNIAVPGAMLSSNARHYALEVKGDSMIEAGINDGDVVIIREAASAEAGDIVVAQVEGYEATLKRFRRKGEMIVLEAANPAYESRVLPVGAVKVQGKLVGLIRTY